Genomic window (Argopecten irradians isolate NY chromosome 2, Ai_NY, whole genome shotgun sequence):
CCTATTGTACTTCCTTGTATGTTTGGGCCACTCCATTCGGacatattatactgacagtGGTACGCAGAACCTACTATTTTTATAGAGTAAAGGTAATAGTATTCCGACCAGGAGACAGAATGGTACACTACATAAGGACATTAACATGTATGTAGAACAATCCATCGAGgatagcaggtacaattctatcATGACAGAATTTCTCGCCCAGGAAACAGAATCAAGAGGAACGAATCCAGAGCTTTCCTTACATAAAGATAAtgtccaaatttagtcgccttttcaATGTGATATTTCTAACTCCTTGCCAGCAGGTCAGGAGTCCAACTCCATACGATGATAAATCACATGgtaatgtttttataaatacattattaagACGTCATAATTATAGAATGGGTGTCACAGGTTTGGAAGTGGATAAAAGTCAAAGTATCCGGAGAGAAAACACATCAACTTAAGGTCAGTAAATATGCGACGAAAGAATTACAATACAGACAacgacaaaaagaaacagtaaacATGTGTTCATTTAATAAACAACTCAAGGCAATAATTTCAATGGTAGTCAGAGATATCCTGACGGGGACGGGATGGGAGGACGGTACAGGGAAGCAGACGGAGACTGCTGGCTGTCACTCATGGTCAGCGACCTGGAAAACAAGAATATTGTCTGATTTATTGTTCTGGTACCTATTGTTctgattgtttattttatctagtttttgtgtttacattaactttaaaggcccattacgtTCCCGAAACAAACTTTTAGAGTTTTAATAATAAcatcatgaaaatatttatatcgaGAACGCTCAGGATGACGACTGGATTTTGTGGTAagacgacctgcgttatgaaaattaacatatttattttaatcaaacattTTAGACGGTGATTATAATTAGCGGGAATATAataactctacaaaattatcttaCTAGTTTTATAATCTCATTTTAAAAGCCGACTCGGTTTAGATGCAGTGTATGTACCTTTAAAATGGTGAAGAAATCCAAACGCCAAACATAACCATATGAATCACCGTAAGCCTTTTTATACCATGCATTTAAAGACATGAGATATAACTCTCATCTATGACTTGATAACATTTACTGTTTACTCCAGCAAGTACAAATACCTCTGCTTTTTCTAATCGTTTAAAATTCAAAAGTAATTGAACTACGTTTTGTTTGCCTTTGACCTTGGCATTGACATAACAGTAACGTACTTCATATCAGCTGGAGGGGGATCAAATTATACTACCAGGTTATTCTTTAACCGTTTAAAAGTTTAGTCTGCGCAAAAACTATAAGTTTTAGTTATACTGCAAAGTAGGCGAATAAAAGGAatacacaaaaaaatcataCCGTCATAACAATAAACTATGATCACTTCTGGTCTGTCAAGTATCAGTTTTACTTACACCCAGATAACCTTTGACCTGGTAATGATTGCCCATTGGTGGCATTCTAAGATCGTACATGTTCAGATGAAGAAGAGGCTCGAGGTTGCGGTATTGGTCTACGTTGTATCTCACTCCGGATAATTGGAAGGGATTGCTTGAGTCTGTAATAGAAGGCGATATTACTTAATAATTGCTAGTTTAATGGCATTTTTCACCCTCGGCGACAGTCGTTCTTCAATCTTCACATACTTAATTCCATATCTAAGACTATGGGAAATTCTATGACGTTGCATAATCCCAATGTCAATCTAAATTCACGAAGAAAGATAACCAAATATTTcgttaaataaatatttccaaaaatatCCAAACAATTTATGTTCCATGGGAGGTAACTCGAGTTAGTTTACATATAAATTGTGcatatagaaaattaataaataaaaatagtaCGATAGATTTTCATACTGAAATGGTGTATTGTCGATCAACAGTAGGCTCATtagaaaatcattttgaaaattggaAATAAATGCCAAACGCCGGATCATATCCCAATGTCAATCTAAATTCACAAAGATAGATAACCAAAcatttcgttaaaaaaatatccaatatttccaaaatatacaaacactgtGGAAGTCACCAGGGCTCCTCTGCCTCTGTTCTAGCACGTGTCTTTTCACGATAAAAGTCCGAAAGTGACAACATATTCGGTTCAAAATACAGCTAGTGGAACAGGTGgttataaatgtaatataaaatttaccATAAAATGCAGACCGGCAATGTATCTAACTGATGCAATTAACAATTGTTGCTGATGCTACGAACCAGATGATGTGAGACTTTTACCTGTAGTGATGATATCGCTCACAATGTACGGTTCGATTCCACTTTCACCGTGACGATAGAAAGCCATGCCAAGTCCATCACCAGGCAACATGATGTCTCGTGCTTCCGCCCTTTTGACCAGAATGTCCTTGCCACGGCCGTCCAATATCTGGCCAATAGTTGCCTTACTGAGACCTTCGGGGCCACTCTCCGACGGCACCAAGTGGCCGATTGTGTTCTTATAAGCACTGGAATAGTTAATATTAACAAGATATTCTTAGGAAACACTATcatatgtattaaatatcaaaatgaatatCAACACTAGTCGATTTGAGCGGTATAGTACAGTTTACTCACGTAGTTGAGGAGTCTTCACCCAAAACAATCTCCTTGTCAACGTTGTCCATCTGTGGGTTACCATCAGTACGACTTCTTGTCGAGTCCTTGGGTGTCCATTTGGAGACTGTTGACACTGTGGTAGGGAACGTATCACAACTATGTATTGTTAGTAGATTAAACGGTATCAATTTGTGGGACTTTGGTGTAACTTTGAGTTAAGAGTATTCaagtactgacggagtgaacgaagggaagtaactctgatagatcagactATCTACAATGCATACCGTGTAGCCGGTAAATctttttaaattacaatatatgtGAAAGGGGAATTaaagcagtatttcaatatatccTATTCCTCTTTTAGTACATAGGGACTTAGCCCGAGATtatctggccctgacaccagacttagacattatcaCAGATAGATGTAGACCTGGCGTAggtctggtgtagggccagagTATCTAGGCATAATAGAGACTTGACATGATTTTCAGTCCAAAACCTTTGTACTTATAGACCGTGTGTCGGAAACTAGTGTCGTGTCCCTGTGATCGTGGCTATAAAACATTCAATGTCTTGAAAAAGGTAAAATTAATCATATTCATATGTAAAAGAGACTGACTGCGCATGCTAAACGAGAGAAATATTTACACGTGTATGTTCTCTTTTCGGAacaaatttatattgtgttctGTAACATTCACAGGCGCTTGCagatcatacatgtatataaagttgCTGTAAAAAGTATAACTATACAGGTCTACTGGTGTGTTATAGAGTTTACCATGCAGTAGCCGTACATCGTCGGAGTCCCACGGGTTATCTCACTACGCTGCGTGGGTTTACGACGATGGTAGCcctatatggttatacttttatAGCAACTTTATAGATCTGCAAGCGCCTGTGGTAACATCCCGCCTCTGTAAATGACTAGTGTCGCCGCGGGGCGGTTGTAGACCGAGTTTATAAAACTACCTGTGCAGCGCGACACTATCACAGGCACTCGctacttcaatttttttttcaatttcaatttcttttattaGTTTAAGCTTTACAACTTATTACTGGTATAAAAAACACAATTCagttatcatattatgtaatagtGTAACATGTAAACGCTCATACAATAATACTACATtgcacattcacacacacatacacacacccaTTTTAACACGTACGGACGTACGCACGCACACACGCACCCTCACACACACGCACACACGCACGCACGCACACACGCGCACCCTTACACGCCTTCTCATACATATACAGTCTCACACTCTCTCACTCATCCATATACAGCATCATGGCTTATTCTTTCTAGTTTCTAAttcttaattaataattaacaaTGTACATGTCTGAATGAATTGTCTTCTACGAAAATCATTTAATTGGTAGGAGAGTGAAAAGGACTGTTCACTTAAACAATTATAACAGCAATCGCAAATTAAAGTTACAAACTTTAAGATAGTATTTAATCTAAACATTTTCCCGGCGCTTAAATgctaagtgtaaatatttgccAAGATTATGAAGTTCTTTGACATTATTCACGGATAATAATTGAACAAGTTTAAAAACACTAGATTTACGCAAGTAGTAtggtttaatatattttttccgaatatctgaataaaatggacatcttaatataaaatgaaactcgTCTTCCACTTCGTTTTTGTTACAAAAAGTACATGTTCTATTTTCTCTCGGAGTGTTGATATATCTTCCGCTTTCAATTTTTTAGATTATGTGATGACATTCTTATTCTAGAAATACACTTCTTATATCGTTGTTCAATAGGTTTCTTAAGATAATACTGTAGATCAAAATTATCTACTAAATGCTGATATAAAAAGCCCCTAGAGGAATTACTGATATCACTTGTCAGGTCttgaaaatatataagataaaatttgttttcaatcatcTTGTATATTGTTTTCCCATCTAAATAACTATTATAAAGGTATCCTAAGCCTAACCTATCTAATtctgattttatatttacaatccAATTGTCGTTGCTAGACTGTCTATTTTCGTAACAGGCTTTCAGAATGCAGTTTTCGGTGTTTTTGACTTTAAcccaatatttcaaaatttttaattttcttttattttgtaatgataatctTCCTAGTTCACAATACACCATATCGTGACAAGTCTTTTTACCTACACctaaaatatttttgcaaaagTTCGAGTGTACCCTCTCGACATCTTGTGCCTTGTGAAATCCCCATATTTCACTAGCATAGCCTAAAACACTGGCCACGTATGTATCAAAAACTGAGCATAATGTCTCTgcattgaaataattatttttcattttattcataATTCTGAAATAAGCCTTCCTTCCCTTTTCGGCTACATGCTTTtgtgttttattaaatttacCATTGAAATTAAACAGCATTCCAAGGTAATTAAATTCATTTACAATTTCGATTTCG
Coding sequences:
- the LOC138317063 gene encoding uncharacterized protein, translating into MDTYTQVEQFLKHPFDPQHGVSTVSKWTPKDSTRSRTDGNPQMDNVDKEIVLGEDSSTTAYKNTIGHLVPSESGPEGLSKATIGQILDGRGKDILVKRAEARDIMLPGDGLGMAFYRHGESGIEPYIVSDIITTDSSNPFQLSGVRYNVDQYRNLEPLLHLNMYDLRMPPMGNHYQVKGYLGVADHE